From Salarias fasciatus chromosome 12, fSalaFa1.1, whole genome shotgun sequence, the proteins below share one genomic window:
- the foxd5 gene encoding forkhead box protein D5 produces the protein MTLSSEFDASQHAGFPHEEGEIDIVGEGEPVHDRIYQCATDPASSAESGAEFDSSEQDSSGESESSFCAEAPPSRKVQSSSVKPPYSYIALITMAILQSPMKKLTLSGICDFIIKKFPYYRDKFPAWQNSIRHNLSLNDCFIKIPREPGNPGKGNYWSLDPASEDMFDNGSFLRRRKRFKRNQPEFGKDGLVFYSSLNCYRPYGQPYGIQSQVSPAPAAPVRYMPLQDGLVMPTSAYHLLPQTLNSHEKRKDSRAQLCATERTDPKPGPGAKCSFSIESIMSRPPPAGHQNPNPQQSPHSSPGYGHIVSGPTAYLLPTLLQPPRTPFCPPPTMNTAALLNEHLRLSFPRC, from the coding sequence ATGACTCTTTCCAGTGAGTTTGACGCGTCACAACATGCAGGATTTCCTCACGAGGAGGGTGAGATTGACATAGTTGGCGAGGGTGAACCAGTCCACGACCGGATTTATCAGTGCGCCACGGACCCCGCCTCCTCAGCAGAATCGGGTGCTGAATTTGACTCCTCGGAGCAGGACTCCTCTGGGGAAAGCGAGAGCAGCTTCTGTGCAGAGGCGCCACCGTCCAGAAAAGTCCAAAGCAGCTCGGTGAAGCCCCCTTATTCCTACATCGCCCTCATCACCATGGCCATCCTGCAGAGCCCGATGAAGAAGCTGACACTGAGCGGCATCTGTGACTTCATCATCAAGAAGTTCCCCTACTACAGGGACAAGTTTCCCGCTTGGCAGAACTCGATCAGACACAATCTGTCTCTCAACGACTGCTTCATCAAGATCCCGAGGGAGCCTGGAAACCCGGGGAAAGGCAACTACTGGTCCCTGGACCCTGCCTCGGAGGACATGTTCGACAACGGCAGCTTCTTGCGCCGCAGGAAGCGCTTCAAGAGAAACCAGCCGGAGTTTGGTAAAGACGGACTCGTGTTTTACTCCTCTTTGAACTGTTACCGGCCGTACGGACAGCCATACGGCATACAGAGCCAGGTGAGCCCCGCCCCGGCGGCCCCTGTCCGGTACATGCCACTGCAGGACGGCCTCGTGATGCCGACCTCTGCTTATCACCTTCTACCTCAAACTCTGAACAGTCACGAGAAGCGCAAAGACTCGAGAGCGCAGCTGTGCGCAACAGAGCGCACTGATCCAAAGCCCGGCCCGGGGGCAAAGTGCTCCTTCAGCATTGAAAGCATTATGAGCAGACCCCCTCCTGCAGGTCATCAGAACCCAAATCCGCAGCAAAGCCCTCACAGCTCTCCTGGTTATGGACACATCGTGTCGGGCCCCACTGCGTATCTGTTACCGactctcctgcagccccccaggACCCCGTTCTGCCCCCCTCCCACTATGAACACCGCTGCTTTATTAAATGAGCATCTTCGGCTTTCTTTCCCTCGCTGCTGA